One Pelodiscus sinensis isolate JC-2024 chromosome 24, ASM4963464v1, whole genome shotgun sequence DNA segment encodes these proteins:
- the PCP4L1 gene encoding Purkinje cell protein 4-like protein 1, translated as MSQLSSSESPAPSQAPGSQEKAKAGNTKKVEEEEEIDIDLNAPETEKAALAIQGKFRRFQKRKKDPSP; from the exons CTCAGCTCCAGTGAGTCCCcggcccccagccaggctcccggcAGTCAGGAGAAAG CCAAAGCCGGGAACACCaagaaggtggaggaggaggaggagatcgACATTGATCTGAACGCGCCTGAGACCGAGAAGGCTGCGCTCGCCATCCAGGGCAAGTTCCGCCGCTTCCAGAAACGGAAAAAGGACCCCAGCCCCTGa